The Peribacillus sp. FSL E2-0218 genome contains a region encoding:
- a CDS encoding ABC transporter ATP-binding protein, with protein MSLLEIKQLVGGYTKTPVLKGISFDIQPNELVGLIGLNGAGKSTTIKHIIGLMEPKGGSVSIHGKTLAQDPDTYRKQFTYVPETPILYDELTLEEHLKLTAMAHGLAEATYKERMDALLKEFRMEKRLKWFPAHFSKGMKQKVMIMCAFLVQPSLYIVDEPFVGLDPLGIQSLLDLMRKMKESGAGILMSTHILATAERYCDSFIILHNGEIRAKGNLEQLREQFAMPGATLDDLYIQLTKEEIGHE; from the coding sequence ATGTCCTTATTGGAAATAAAGCAATTAGTAGGCGGATACACGAAAACGCCCGTTTTGAAAGGGATAAGTTTTGACATTCAACCAAATGAGCTGGTGGGGTTGATCGGGCTCAATGGCGCTGGGAAAAGTACGACGATCAAGCATATCATCGGACTGATGGAGCCAAAGGGCGGGAGTGTATCGATACACGGTAAAACGCTTGCGCAGGACCCTGATACATATCGAAAACAATTCACATATGTTCCTGAAACGCCCATCTTATATGATGAGCTGACACTTGAGGAGCATTTAAAGCTGACGGCCATGGCGCATGGTTTGGCGGAAGCGACATACAAAGAAAGAATGGATGCCTTGCTTAAGGAGTTCCGTATGGAGAAAAGACTTAAATGGTTTCCGGCCCACTTCTCCAAAGGGATGAAACAAAAAGTCATGATCATGTGCGCTTTTTTGGTGCAGCCCTCCTTATATATCGTGGATGAACCATTCGTGGGCCTGGATCCATTGGGCATCCAATCATTGCTTGATTTAATGAGGAAAATGAAGGAAAGCGGAGCGGGGATATTAATGTCCACCCACATATTGGCAACTGCGGAGCGGTATTGTGATTCCTTCATCATCCTGCATAATGGAGAAATCCGTGCAAAGGGCAACCTTGAGCAGCTTCGCGAGCAATTTGCGATGCCGGGAGCGACGCTAGACGATTTGTACATTCAATTGACGAAAGAAGAAATCGGACATGAATAG
- a CDS encoding HIT family protein, whose product MSDCIFCKIIDGEIPSTKVFENEHVLAFLDISQVTKGHTLVIPKVHKENLYELTPEIAKNLFEVVPEISRAMKQEFNPVGLNLLNNNGEAAGQSVFHFHMHLIPRHGEGDGFGAVWKTNASAYSPDDLKQIADSIAQHIE is encoded by the coding sequence ATGAGCGATTGCATTTTTTGCAAAATAATCGATGGGGAAATTCCGAGCACCAAAGTATTTGAAAATGAACATGTATTGGCCTTTCTCGATATCAGTCAAGTAACGAAAGGGCACACTCTGGTAATTCCTAAAGTACATAAGGAAAATCTTTATGAATTGACACCGGAAATTGCGAAGAATTTATTTGAAGTCGTACCGGAGATCTCCCGAGCGATGAAACAGGAATTCAACCCCGTTGGCCTTAACCTCTTGAATAATAACGGCGAAGCGGCAGGACAATCCGTTTTCCATTTTCATATGCATCTAATTCCGCGACATGGAGAAGGTGATGGCTTTGGGGCAGTCTGGAAAACGAATGCCAGCGCTTATTCGCCTGATGACCTGAAGCAGATTGCCGATTCCATTGCCCAGCATATTGAATGA
- the serC gene encoding 3-phosphoserine/phosphohydroxythreonine transaminase, which translates to MKRARNFNAGPAALPLEVLQRAQNEWLNIEDSGMSVIELSHRSAEFEKIHNRAIQSLKELMDIPENYEVLLLQGGASLQFSMIPMNLLPEGKRADYVLTGSWSEKALKEAKKVGETAVVASSKADKYTFIPKVEDIELNEDSAYLHITSNNTIYGTQWKEFPETGDVPLVADMSSDILSKKIDVSKFGLIYAGAQKNLGPSGITLVIIRKDLIKDIDSIPSMLNYSIHAKNNSLYNTPPTLAIYLLSLVLDWAKEQGGVEKIAENNEAKAKVIYDAIDGSDGFYKGHAKPDSRSFMNITFTLPSEEAEAQFLKELKLAGFVGLNGHRSIGGCRASIYNAVPLSHCQELAAFMKKFQQAHHAKEAHTL; encoded by the coding sequence TTGAAACGTGCACGCAATTTTAACGCTGGGCCGGCTGCCCTGCCCTTGGAAGTTTTACAAAGAGCCCAAAACGAATGGTTGAATATCGAGGATTCCGGCATGTCCGTCATAGAATTAAGCCACCGGAGTGCAGAGTTCGAAAAAATCCATAACCGTGCCATCCAATCATTAAAAGAGCTTATGGACATTCCTGAAAATTATGAGGTCCTTCTGCTGCAAGGCGGGGCAAGTCTTCAATTCTCCATGATACCGATGAACCTCTTGCCTGAGGGGAAAAGGGCTGATTATGTCCTCACTGGCTCTTGGTCGGAAAAAGCATTAAAAGAAGCCAAAAAAGTTGGAGAAACGGCAGTGGTAGCTTCATCAAAAGCAGATAAGTATACATTCATCCCTAAAGTGGAAGATATCGAATTGAATGAGGATTCTGCTTATCTTCATATTACAAGCAATAATACGATCTACGGAACTCAATGGAAGGAATTCCCTGAAACAGGTGACGTTCCTTTAGTGGCGGATATGTCCAGTGATATACTCAGCAAAAAAATCGATGTAAGTAAATTCGGCCTCATCTATGCAGGAGCACAAAAAAATCTTGGCCCATCAGGAATCACGTTAGTCATCATCCGTAAAGATTTAATAAAGGATATTGACAGCATTCCATCCATGTTGAACTATTCCATTCATGCAAAAAATAATTCTTTATACAATACGCCACCGACATTGGCCATTTATTTATTGTCGCTTGTATTGGATTGGGCAAAAGAACAAGGCGGAGTCGAGAAGATCGCTGAAAACAACGAGGCAAAAGCAAAAGTCATTTACGATGCCATCGACGGAAGCGATGGTTTTTATAAAGGCCATGCCAAACCTGACAGCCGCTCTTTCATGAACATAACATTCACACTTCCATCTGAAGAAGCTGAGGCACAATTTCTAAAAGAACTGAAGCTGGCCGGTTTCGTCGGATTGAATGGTCACCGTTCCATCGGTGGCTGCAGGGCTTCCATTTATAATGCCGTGCCCCTATCCCATTGCCAGGAACTTGCGGCTTTCATGAAAAAATTCCAGCAAGCACATCACGCGAAGGAAGCTCATACTCTTTAA